The following proteins are co-located in the Pseudomonas synxantha genome:
- a CDS encoding LysR substrate-binding domain-containing protein produces the protein MIDLRQLRYFEVVAEEEHVGRAAERLHISQSPLSRQIAQLEERLGLTLFERSQQRIRLTRDGQTFLAETKALLTHANRLESLGKRLGRGEEGGLCIGYIENAMHAGVLPNALRILRDDRPTVHIKLYNLPSLEQLEGLRQRSLDIALVGEPPAADDPDLTALQVLDDPMLLALPEQHPLTRQSELLPEHLAEQQWIGVQRKTGANPADDFVAACIRAGFTPQIPMEASEPFTALGLVASGLGVAMVQKGLSRNAPPGVVLRELPWLSYTTPLWAAWHRVNLRPLVETFRKVLTEPTAI, from the coding sequence ATGATCGATCTACGCCAACTGCGCTACTTCGAAGTGGTCGCCGAAGAAGAACACGTCGGCCGCGCCGCCGAACGCCTGCACATCTCTCAATCACCCCTGAGCCGCCAGATCGCCCAGCTCGAAGAGCGGCTGGGCCTGACCCTGTTCGAACGCAGCCAGCAGCGCATCCGCCTGACCCGCGACGGCCAGACCTTCCTGGCCGAAACCAAGGCGCTGCTGACCCACGCCAATCGCCTGGAATCCCTGGGCAAGCGCCTGGGCCGTGGGGAAGAAGGCGGCTTGTGCATCGGCTATATCGAAAATGCCATGCATGCCGGCGTACTGCCCAACGCCCTGCGCATCCTGCGCGATGACCGGCCCACCGTGCACATCAAACTGTACAACCTGCCCTCCCTTGAGCAATTGGAGGGCTTGCGCCAACGCAGCCTGGACATCGCCCTGGTGGGCGAACCGCCTGCCGCCGACGACCCGGACCTGACCGCCTTGCAAGTGCTCGACGACCCGATGCTGCTGGCCCTGCCCGAACAGCATCCGCTGACCAGGCAAAGCGAATTGTTGCCTGAACACCTGGCCGAACAACAATGGATCGGCGTGCAGCGCAAAACCGGCGCCAACCCCGCCGATGATTTCGTCGCCGCCTGTATCCGTGCCGGGTTCACCCCGCAGATTCCCATGGAAGCCAGCGAACCCTTTACCGCATTGGGCCTGGTGGCCTCGGGGCTTGGAGTGGCGATGGTGCAGAAGGGCCTGAGCCGCAACGCACCGCCCGGCGTGGTGTTGCGCGAGCTGCCATGGCTGAGCTACACCACACCGCTGTGGGCGGCATGGCACCGGGTCAACCTGCGACCATTGGTGGAAACCTTTCGCAAGGTGCTGACTGAACCTACCGCTATCTAA
- a CDS encoding NAD(P)/FAD-dependent oxidoreductase: MMLSHDHAQSYYRASAHALPERAALGTDLSADVCVIGGGFTGVNTAIELAQRGLSVILLEARRIGWGASGRNGGQLIRGIGHDVSGFAKYVGEEGVRYLERAGIDSVALVGQRIVEHGIDCDLRWGFCELANTPAQFAAFKGEQAHLAAMGYAHETRLVGPQNMAHVVGSTVYAGGLVDMGSGHLHPLNLVLGEAQVAEALGVKIFEHTQVLELIHGDTVQVRCAAGTVRAAQLVLACNAHLEDLEPRLSGKVLPAGSYIIATEPLPERVAQQLIPQNLALCDQKVGLDYYRLSADRRLLFGGACHYSGRDPQDIAAYMRPKMLKVFPQLANTAIEFQWGGKIGITANRFPQVGRLQQYPNVFYAQGYSGHGLNVTHWCARLLAEAIHAGGSRGLDIFSQVPHMTFPGGKALRSPLLALGMLWYRLREML, translated from the coding sequence ATGATGCTGTCCCATGACCACGCCCAGTCCTATTATCGCGCCTCGGCCCACGCATTGCCTGAGCGTGCCGCCCTGGGTACAGACCTGAGCGCCGATGTGTGTGTGATCGGCGGCGGTTTTACCGGCGTCAACACCGCCATCGAACTGGCCCAGCGCGGGCTCTCGGTGATCCTGCTGGAGGCTCGGCGCATTGGCTGGGGTGCCAGTGGGCGCAACGGCGGGCAGTTGATCCGTGGCATCGGCCATGATGTCTCGGGGTTTGCCAAATACGTGGGTGAGGAGGGCGTGCGTTACCTGGAGCGGGCCGGCATCGACTCGGTGGCGTTGGTGGGCCAGCGCATTGTCGAGCATGGCATCGATTGCGACCTGCGCTGGGGCTTCTGTGAGCTGGCCAACACCCCGGCGCAGTTTGCGGCGTTCAAGGGCGAACAGGCACATTTGGCGGCCATGGGGTACGCCCATGAAACGCGACTGGTCGGCCCCCAGAACATGGCGCACGTGGTGGGCTCGACGGTGTATGCCGGCGGCCTGGTCGACATGGGCTCAGGACATCTGCACCCGCTCAACCTGGTGCTGGGCGAGGCCCAGGTGGCCGAGGCCCTTGGCGTGAAAATCTTCGAGCACACGCAAGTGCTGGAACTGATCCATGGCGACACCGTGCAGGTGCGCTGCGCCGCGGGCACTGTGCGCGCCGCCCAACTGGTGCTGGCGTGTAATGCGCATTTGGAAGACCTGGAACCGCGTTTGAGCGGCAAGGTGCTGCCGGCCGGCAGTTACATCATTGCTACCGAGCCGCTGCCTGAACGCGTGGCGCAACAGTTGATCCCACAGAACCTGGCGCTGTGCGACCAGAAAGTCGGCCTGGATTACTACCGGCTTTCCGCTGACCGACGCCTGTTGTTCGGCGGCGCCTGCCATTACTCGGGGCGCGACCCCCAGGACATCGCCGCGTATATGCGCCCGAAAATGCTCAAGGTGTTCCCGCAACTGGCCAACACCGCCATCGAGTTCCAGTGGGGCGGCAAGATCGGCATCACCGCCAACCGCTTTCCCCAGGTCGGACGGTTGCAGCAGTACCCGAATGTGTTCTATGCCCAGGGCTATTCCGGCCATGGCCTCAACGTCACGCACTGGTGCGCACGGCTGCTGGCCGAAGCAATTCACGCCGGCGGCAGCCGTGGCCTGGATATCTTCAGCCAGGTGCCGCACATGACCTTCCCGGGCGGCAAGGCACTGCGCTCGCCGCTGCTGGCGCTGGGCATGTTGTGGTATCGGTTGCGCGAGATGCTCTGA
- a CDS encoding EamA family transporter produces MRLSKSDLLAGLAVTIIWGANFSVIGLGLEDLDPFVLTLLRFTFCALPLVMFIPKPQGVSYVLLAAYGVLFGAGLWGVVNVAMHNGLSAGMSSVFLQFSAFFTLIMSRLFLKEPISRVHGAGMLLSALGLFMILHLSEQASTTLGILLVLLAALSWSLCNLIVKVNQPEDMVAFIVWSSLFSIPILLLMTLWFEGAEPLTHLVTDLTWGAGFSIVFQCYITTIVGYRVWNNLMKKYPASRVAPLLLMVPVSGLLTSYVFFGEQLSLGQGVAIGLVFVGVAIFVNSAGIMARLAR; encoded by the coding sequence ATGCGCCTGAGTAAATCCGATCTATTGGCAGGGCTGGCGGTAACGATAATCTGGGGCGCCAACTTCTCGGTCATCGGCCTGGGTCTGGAGGATTTGGACCCGTTTGTGCTGACCCTGTTGCGGTTCACCTTCTGTGCGCTGCCCCTGGTGATGTTCATTCCTAAGCCACAGGGTGTTTCCTATGTCTTGTTGGCTGCCTATGGCGTGCTGTTCGGTGCCGGGCTGTGGGGCGTGGTCAACGTGGCGATGCACAACGGGCTGTCGGCGGGGATGTCTTCGGTGTTCCTGCAGTTCAGTGCGTTCTTCACCCTCATCATGAGCCGGTTGTTTCTCAAGGAACCCATAAGCAGGGTCCACGGGGCGGGAATGCTGTTGTCTGCGCTGGGGCTGTTCATGATCCTGCACCTGTCGGAGCAGGCGTCCACCACTCTGGGCATTTTGTTGGTGTTGCTGGCGGCGTTGTCGTGGTCGTTGTGCAACTTGATCGTCAAGGTCAACCAGCCTGAGGACATGGTGGCCTTTATCGTCTGGTCCAGTCTGTTTTCGATCCCCATCCTGTTGTTGATGACCTTGTGGTTCGAGGGTGCCGAGCCGCTGACCCACCTGGTCACCGACCTGACCTGGGGAGCGGGGTTCTCGATTGTGTTCCAGTGCTATATCACTACCATCGTCGGGTACCGGGTATGGAACAATCTGATGAAGAAATACCCGGCTTCGCGGGTGGCGCCGTTGTTGTTGATGGTACCGGTGTCGGGGCTGCTCACTTCGTATGTGTTCTTCGGCGAACAGCTGAGCCTGGGGCAGGGGGTTGCGATTGGGCTGGTGTTTGTGGGGGTTGCGATTTTCGTCAATTCGGCGGGGATCATGGCGAGGTTGGCGCGCTAG
- a CDS encoding polyamine ABC transporter substrate-binding protein, whose protein sequence is MRLVNKLLPLALVAAFSSAGQAAPTVSVYNWTDYIGETTLADFQAKTGIKVIYDVFDSNETLEGKLLAGRTGYDVVVPSNHFLARQVKAGAFLKLDRAQLPNFKNLDPKLLKLLEQNDPGNAHSVPYLWGTNGIGYNVDKVKQVLGIDHIDSWAVLFEPENIKKLNQCGVAFLDSADELFPAILNYMGKDPRSENPEDYKQAEAKLLTLRPYVTYFHSSKYISDLANGDICVAFGYSGDVFQAANRAKEAKNGVNIAYSIPKEGSNLWFDLLAIPADATNPKQAHAFINYLLDPEVIAKVSASVGYANANPAAKPFMAPELVDNPEVYPPQAVLDKLYISTTPTPATMRLMTRAWSKVKTNK, encoded by the coding sequence ATGCGTCTTGTGAACAAGCTTCTCCCGTTGGCCCTGGTGGCGGCATTCAGCAGTGCCGGTCAGGCCGCGCCGACGGTCAGCGTCTATAACTGGACTGATTACATTGGCGAGACCACCCTGGCGGATTTCCAGGCGAAAACCGGGATCAAGGTGATCTACGATGTGTTCGACTCCAATGAAACCCTGGAGGGCAAGTTGCTTGCCGGGCGTACCGGTTATGACGTGGTGGTGCCGTCCAACCATTTCCTGGCGCGCCAGGTGAAGGCCGGCGCGTTCCTCAAGCTCGACCGTGCGCAGTTGCCCAACTTCAAGAACCTCGACCCCAAACTGCTCAAGTTGCTGGAGCAGAACGACCCGGGTAACGCCCACTCGGTGCCGTACCTGTGGGGCACCAATGGCATCGGCTACAACGTCGACAAGGTCAAGCAGGTGCTGGGCATCGACCATATCGATTCGTGGGCGGTGCTGTTCGAACCCGAGAACATCAAGAAGCTCAACCAGTGCGGCGTGGCCTTCCTCGACTCGGCGGACGAACTGTTCCCGGCGATCCTTAACTACATGGGCAAGGACCCACGCAGCGAGAACCCCGAGGACTACAAGCAAGCCGAGGCCAAGTTGCTGACGTTGCGGCCGTACGTTACCTATTTCCATTCCTCCAAATACATTTCGGACCTGGCCAACGGCGATATTTGCGTCGCGTTCGGCTATTCCGGCGATGTATTCCAGGCCGCCAACCGCGCCAAGGAAGCCAAGAACGGGGTGAACATTGCCTACTCGATTCCCAAGGAAGGCTCCAACCTGTGGTTCGACCTGCTGGCGATCCCGGCAGACGCCACCAACCCCAAGCAGGCCCACGCCTTTATCAACTACCTGCTCGACCCCGAAGTGATCGCCAAGGTCAGCGCCTCGGTGGGCTACGCCAACGCCAACCCGGCGGCGAAGCCGTTCATGGCCCCTGAACTGGTGGACAACCCTGAGGTGTACCCGCCCCAGGCAGTGCTCGACAAACTCTATATTTCCACCACGCCGACCCCGGCAACCATGCGCCTGATGACCCGCGCCTGGAGCAAAGTGAAGACCAACAAATGA
- a CDS encoding glutamine synthetase family protein codes for MNAPFDQLSTWLKEHKITEVECVISDLTGIARGKIAPTNKFLHERGMRLPESVLLQTVTGDFVDDDIYYDLLDPADIDMICRPVANATYMVPWAIEPTAIVIHDTFDKQGNPIELSPRNVLKKVLQLYTDQGWQPIVAPEMEFYLTQRCEDPDLPLKTPIGRSGRAETGRQSFSIDAANEFDPLFEGVYDWCEAQGLDLDTLIHEDGPAQMEINFRHGDALDLADQITVFKRTLREAALKHNVAATFMAKPVADEPGSAMHLHQSVVEIATGKPVFVDADGRMTPLFLHHIGGLQKYIPKLLPMFAPNVNSFRRFLPDTSAPVNVEWGEENRTVGLRVPTSSPEAMRVENRLPGADANPYLAIAASLLCGYLGMIEQIEPSAPVEGRAYERRNLRLPFTLEDALARMEDCDTVKQYLGEKFVRGYVAVKRAEHENFKRVISSWEREFLLLSV; via the coding sequence ATGAACGCCCCCTTCGATCAGCTCTCCACCTGGCTGAAAGAACACAAGATTACCGAAGTCGAATGCGTGATCAGTGATTTGACTGGCATCGCGCGCGGCAAGATTGCACCCACCAACAAGTTCCTGCATGAGCGAGGCATGCGCCTGCCGGAAAGTGTGTTGCTGCAAACGGTAACCGGGGACTTTGTCGACGACGATATCTACTACGACCTGCTCGACCCGGCCGATATCGACATGATCTGCCGCCCGGTGGCCAACGCCACCTACATGGTGCCCTGGGCCATCGAGCCCACGGCCATCGTGATTCACGACACCTTCGACAAACAGGGCAACCCCATCGAACTGTCGCCGCGCAACGTGCTCAAGAAAGTCTTGCAGCTCTACACCGACCAGGGCTGGCAGCCGATTGTCGCGCCGGAAATGGAGTTCTACCTGACCCAGCGCTGCGAAGACCCGGACCTGCCGTTGAAGACGCCTATCGGCCGCTCCGGGCGTGCCGAAACCGGGCGCCAATCGTTTTCCATCGACGCCGCCAACGAATTCGACCCGCTGTTCGAAGGCGTCTATGACTGGTGCGAAGCCCAGGGCCTGGACCTCGACACGCTGATCCACGAAGACGGCCCGGCGCAGATGGAAATCAACTTTCGCCACGGCGATGCCCTGGACCTCGCCGACCAGATCACCGTATTCAAGCGCACCTTGCGTGAGGCCGCGCTCAAGCACAACGTCGCCGCGACCTTCATGGCCAAGCCGGTGGCCGATGAACCGGGCAGTGCCATGCACCTGCACCAGAGCGTGGTGGAGATCGCCACCGGCAAGCCAGTGTTCGTCGATGCCGACGGCCGCATGACCCCCTTGTTTTTGCATCACATCGGCGGCTTGCAGAAGTACATCCCCAAGCTGCTGCCGATGTTTGCGCCCAACGTCAACTCGTTCCGCCGCTTCCTGCCGGACACTTCGGCGCCGGTCAACGTCGAGTGGGGCGAAGAGAACCGCACCGTTGGCCTGCGTGTGCCCACCTCCAGCCCGGAGGCGATGCGTGTGGAAAACCGCTTGCCGGGCGCCGATGCCAACCCGTACCTGGCGATTGCCGCCAGCCTGCTGTGTGGCTACCTGGGCATGATCGAGCAGATCGAACCCAGTGCGCCGGTGGAAGGCCGCGCCTATGAACGGCGCAACCTGCGCTTGCCGTTCACCCTTGAGGATGCGCTGGCACGCATGGAGGACTGCGACACGGTCAAGCAGTACCTGGGAGAGAAATTCGTGCGCGGCTACGTCGCGGTCAAGCGCGCCGAGCACGAGAATTTCAAGCGGGTGATCAGTTCCTGGGAGCGTGAGTTCCTGCTATTGAGTGTCTAA